The bacterium nucleotide sequence CGGGCAGCCGCTGGTTGACCTCCTTGCGCACCTCCTCGAGGATCCCGGCGATGTCGCGCGCGACCACCCCCTCGGCGCGATCACCCTCCATGCTCTCGATGTAGCCATAATTGGGAAAAATACGCGCTACCAGCTGGCCGTCGAGCTGGTAGACCAGCGTCTCCTCGACGTAGATGGATTCGAGCAACTTGGCCTCGATGGTCTCGGGATAGATGTTCTCGCCCGAGGGACCGATGATGACATTCTTGGAGCGGCCGGTGATAAAGAGAAAACCATCACGGTCGAGGTAGCCACGGTCGCCGGTGATGAACCAGCCGTCGGCGGTGAAGACCTTGCGGGTTTCAGCTTCATCCTTATAATAGCCCTTCATGACATTGGGGCCCTTGACGAGGATCTCGCCGATGCCGGTGTCGGCATCGGGCTCGGCAATTTTAAGGGTGACATCGGTGATGGCGTGACCCGGTGAGCCGAGCTTTTGTTCCGCCATCGAGGAAAAGGTCACCAGCGGGGAGCATTCGGTCAGGCCATAGCCGCAGCAATAGGGGATATGCCCCTGCTTCATAAAGGTCTCGACCTCGGGTGAGAAGGCCGCCCCGCCAATGATGACACAATCGAGACGGCCGCCGAGCAGCTTGCGGATCTTTTTGCCGATGATCTTGTACAGCAATCGCCGCGTCGCTCGGGTTTTGGAGAGCAGCCGCAGCGCACGGCTGGCGGCGATCGTCGGCACCACTTGTTTGTGGTAGATTTTTTCGAAGACCAGAGGGACCGCCCCGAAGATGGTCGGCCGGATCTTTTGCATCGCCGCCAGCAGCACTTTAGGGGCCGGCGGTTTGTTGAGGAAATAGATCAGCGCGCCATGGCGGATGATCGAGAGAAAGCCGGAGGTAGAGCCAAAGGTGTGCGCGAGTGGGAGGATGGAGAGAATGATGCTCTTCTCGTGGATGCAGCGGATCAGGTCCGGACCCTCGAACAGGTTGCTCACAAGATTGCTGTGGGTCAGCATCACCCCCTTGGAGTGGCCGGTCGTGCCGGAGGTATAGATGATTTCGGCGATATCCTCCTCTTCGATCCCGCCGGCTGGCGCGGGCTGGGATTTCTCCAGGCTCTTGAGCACCTTGCCGCTGAAATCCTGCAAACCCTTCCAGAAACCGGAGCGGGAAGAAGGCTCCTTGGAGAGCAGCGATAAATCGCCGAGGCTGAACACAACCTTGTCCTCGTCGAGGCTCCGCAGATTCAGATTGGCGTGGAGGGATGGCGAGATGAAAATGGCCGACGCCTCCGAATGGCGGATGATGTGATCGATATCGGCTTCGGGAAATTCCTCGAGGATGGGGACGGCGATGGCCCCCATGGTGGTGAGGGCCATGAAGGCGATACACCAGTTGGGAGAGGAGGCCCCGAGCAGGGCCGCCTTATCGCCCG carries:
- a CDS encoding AMP-binding protein, producing the protein MIPLNHKFGLERYTLDCFFNRVLALYPDRPALALVDEAPFTYAEFGRRVTALQERMRQLGIKPGDKAALLGASSPNWCIAFMALTTMGAIAVPILEEFPEADIDHIIRHSEASAIFISPSLHANLNLRSLDEDKVVFSLGDLSLLSKEPSSRSGFWKGLQDFSGKVLKSLEKSQPAPAGGIEEEDIAEIIYTSGTTGHSKGVMLTHSNLVSNLFEGPDLIRCIHEKSIILSILPLAHTFGSTSGFLSIIRHGALIYFLNKPPAPKVLLAAMQKIRPTIFGAVPLVFEKIYHKQVVPTIAASRALRLLSKTRATRRLLYKIIGKKIRKLLGGRLDCVIIGGAAFSPEVETFMKQGHIPYCCGYGLTECSPLVTFSSMAEQKLGSPGHAITDVTLKIAEPDADTGIGEILVKGPNVMKGYYKDEAETRKVFTADGWFITGDRGYLDRDGFLFITGRSKNVIIGPSGENIYPETIEAKLLESIYVEETLVYQLDGQLVARIFPNYGYIESMEGDRAEGVVARDIAGILEEVRKEVNQRLPVFSRLSRVFEQSTPFIKTPTNKIKRGEYVPGYSDGIGKS